The Synechococcus sp. UW179A DNA window GACGCTGTCAAGAGCATGCCAGAGCTCGTGATTCACTAACAATGCAAACAAAAACTGTTGTGTTTGAACAACGCTGGAGTTGCTGGCTGGCTGGCCTCTCTTGCATCGCCTTAATCATCGGAACAGGCTTATCACTATGGCTTCGCGCAAGCCAAAGCGCCAACCAGCTCCACCAAACAATTTCCACTTATTTCACCACCAGTGCTAGAGATTACAACAATATTTCACACACAATATTCATCTTTATTTTAGTTGTTTTAGCAGCAGTCTTACTGCAATCAATACGCCTTGGCTACGGCAAAAAAACCAAAATATCAAGCACAAAGAGCTGGTGGTCAAGCCTAGTAAGCGCTGCCAAAAACCACCCAGCATTGACCATTATTTTCACTGCATATGTTATCTTAATGGTACAAGAGAGTAGCTGGTTTTACAAGGAAATTCTCACCTGGTACGACGATATCTACACGGATCATTTACTCAATAACTTCAGCTTAAGAGAAAGTTTTATCAGCGAGACAATGAGAAGAAACGATTTTCGTTTCTTCCCTTTGTCTCACCAAGATCTTCACATCTTGAGCTGGATAACACCGTACACAAAAGTCTGGTCACTCGTCAGCGCCGTTGAGCTAATCGCGACGATTATCTTCGGATGCAAAATTGTCGAGCTTGCAAACAAAGGAAAATGCAGCGCTTCAATAATGATCATGGGGGCACTCCTATTCCTCTTCACAAGTGCAACCGCATTCAATTATTTTCAATTTATTTATAGCGAGAGGGTGCTAACTTGCTTGCTTGCATTATTTGCTTATCAATACTGTATATATCAACAAGAAGGCAGCACAAAGAATGGACGAGCCGCCCTACTGTTTGCACTTTTTATTCCCTTCTTCAAGGATACAGCGATCATCCTAGTCGCCATTCCAGCAATCACAACAATCGCTCTAGGGAGCCTTGGAAAAATCAAGAATTATCCTCGCTGGAACTCACTTAGTCTCTCGATGTGGGCAAAAGCATATGCACTGGAAATCGCGATCTGCAGCCTGATCCCCTTCTTTCTTGCATCTTTTGTGATTTTGAGTGCCCTGCCAAGCATTGCCGTGGGAGTTCAGCGCTATGACTCACATCTAGGCTTCTCATCTCTTGCACTCGATACACGCCTCATTGTTTTTATCGGCTTTATCGCCACTCGCCTCTGGCTCATCCAACGCAATAGGGTCGAAGCGACTGTCTTGGATGGCCTCAACCTTGCAGCACTGACCTATGGATTTGCACTTTTCGGATTAGTCGGCCTCGAAGGAAGCAATTACATGACACTGCCGATCCAGTTCGTAGCCGTTCTGGACATCCTGATGATTTGGGAAAGCCTGGCCGCTCCTCGACTACAAAAGATGGTCAACCCCCGCCAAGCACAGGCCATTGCTCTAGGAGCAACTGCGTTACTACTGACATTCGAAGATCGTCAATCCGAAACATTTCGCCAAAGCACTGAATTTATTATCAGGAAACAAAGATCATGGCGAAAAACGTTTAACAAAACCGAAAAACTCGCCGTCAAAGCAAAGAGAAGAGGCGAGTCCATCACACTGATTTATTCAAAAGGCTGGTTTCAACATTCTGATCAAATGAAATCCCTTCCCTATGACAGGCTTGTTTATTACGATGTTGACACGAGAGAATATAAAGTTAAAGAAGGTGCTGGCAAAGGAATGCTTTACACACCCAAAAAGGGCGATTACCTGATTGACATTGATACCGGCAAAAAGCTAACGCGATACGGAATTGACCTGAGCCAATATGAACTTCTTTACCAAGAACGGCCAAATCGCCAATATGGGAGAATTTTTCGCCATCTCTGATCCAAGTCCGACTTAATCGATTACTTATAGGTCTAATAAGTCTCTAAATCCTGAGCGACAGACTGTTCAATTCAACCGCTCGTTAGAAAGCTTTTTAATCGTCTGAATGCACAAGCCTGCGGTTCAGCCGAGCAACCCAAGGGAACAGCAGTGCCACTTGCGCAAGTCCGGATGGCTGCTGCAACCAGGCACCGTCGTAGCGAATGGATTGACCACGACTGGCATCAAATCGCATCCGATTTCCAGAAAGGATGTGACTGTTGGAATGCTGTGCTGGCGCCAGCATCCGAGGATCAAAATCAATCTCCAACCACTGACACAACCTTCTCAGGCTTGCTTCCGGATCGAGCGCCAGCTGTTCATAGCCAAGCCGGTACACAGGCCGACCCGTGGAGTCCAGTCTCGATGCCTGCCGCGCATTGACGCGACACCAGCGCAGCAGAGGCTTCAGACCAGGCAACCATTGCCGGCGACGACGGCCGTCACGGGTGCGGGAATGAACCCAGCTGCGAATATCCCGGGTGAGATGAACAATCCGAATGTCCAGGTCAGGATCCTCCAAGAAAGGAAGCACCATGTCGTCTTGGTACGAATCCACCGCCCAGACCGCCTCGGGATGATTCGTCTTCACGCCATCCAGAAGCCGCAACGTTTTCTCTGCCAGTGAGTGTCCGTCATGTGCTGGCAGCCATTCCAGCATCGGTCCCCACACGGGGCACTGGGCAGCAATTGCACCACAGGTGCAGCAGCGCTTGAAGCGCAGTTCACGGCGTAGCTGGGCAGGACCACGAGACTCATCCCCAGGCGCTGGCCGCTCGAGGATCCGTGCAGCCTCCCCCAGGCCCACCAGCTGAGGATGCGCTCCCAGGGAAAGATCCAGAATCGTTGTGCCGCTGTGGCCAAGACCACGGATCAACAGCAACCTGCGCCTTGGGATCGCATCAGCGGTCATCACAGCGACTCCGACCGGTCTTGCATGACCTGATGCAACAGCTGGGAGACCTGCTGAAGGTGATGCTCGATAGTGAAGCGCTCCTGAACACGCTGGCGCCCGCAGTCTCCCAGACGTGCAGCAAGAGCTGGATCCTGCACCAGCCGAGCCATCGCCTGCGCCATAGCGGTCTCATCACCTTCCTCAACAAGCAGACCGCTCTGTCCGTCCATCACCACTTCAGGAATCCCGGCATGGCGGGTTGCCACCACGGGAAGTCCACTGAGCTGTGCCTCCATCACCGCAACGGGATTGCCTTCACTGTCGCCATCGGGCGCCACCATCGAATGCTGAACAAAACCCCGCACCTGCCGCATCAGATCGGCCACTTGGGCCTGGGGGCACTCACCGAGTAAGCGGACATGCTCCTGCAGCTCCAAGTCGCGCACCAAAATGCGCGCCTGCTTCAGCAGAGGTCCGTCGCCCACCATCCAGAGAGCCGGTTGAGGAGTGACTGGCCCAAGGCTTTGGCACATCTGGGCAAAGGATCGAATCGTCTGCAGAGGGCCTTTTTTGGCAACAAAGCGACCAACCGCCAACAACCGAGGCGGTGTCTGAGCCGGTTCACTGCCATGAAAGAGATCACTGTTTGCACCGGAGGGACTGATCAACAGTCGATCGGATCGTGCACCCAGCGTCAGCAAGGTGTCGGCCATCGGCCTGGATTTAACGATCACGCCCGCAGCGATGTCCAGCAGTCGCCTGTAACGCTCGCGCAAAAGGCCCAAGCGACCCTGCGCTGAGGCATCGGAACCACGGAAATGCACCACTAACGGCACACCACTCCAAGCACACGCCTCCATCACCCGAACCGCCTCGAAGCCGAACTCGACCATCACCACATCCGGTTGATGGCGTCGGATCAAAGCACGCACCACCACTGCCGCAGGCCAGCCAGCCAGACGCAGCCACGACAGACGGGTGAACAGCTTACTGAGCCAAATCGCAGTGCCATAGGTCAGTCGCCAAGGTGCATGAAGGGGTCGCTCATCGCCGAAGTAGGCCGTCACCGCAAACGGCAGGCCCTGCAGATTGGCGCGAACAAAGGTTTCGCTGGCGGCCCGCGCCGTGGGTGCCAGCACCAACACCCGTTCCCTCTCCAGCTCGCGGCGCTGACTAGCCACGGTCATGGCTCTGCCTTTCATCACGGTGCAGGCAGAGCCAGCACCGAACGCCAGTGGGGCTCAACCACCACCCAGTCAAGAGACCGCAGTGTCTCTCGAGCCGCGTCGCCACAGCGCTGGCGTAGTTCGGCATCCTGCATTAATCGCCGCAACGCCGCGGCAAAAGCAACATCGTCGTCCGTTCCCACCACAAGACCCTCTCTGCCATCACGAACCATCTCCAGTGGACCCGGCGAAGCGTTACTCACCACTGAGGGCAAACCGGCTGCCATCGCCTCCAACAAGGCATTGGGCATCCCCTCAAACCGGGATGGCAAGGCGAAAATCGAGGCCCGCTGCATAAAGTCCAGGGGATCTGATCGAAATCCCTCGAAGCGGACCTCAGAGCGCAAGTGTTGCTGATCCACCAAGTCTTCCAATGCCTCACGCTCTGGCCCATCCCCCACAAGGGTCAATCGCCAGCCCTGCCGGACGGATCGCGGAAGCAGGGCAAAGGCACGGATCAGTACATCGAGTCCTTTTTGCGGAACCAACCGCGCCACAGCCAGCACTTCCTGCTGCCGCCGAGAGGAGCATCCATCCCCTTCTCGCAGACTGAGACCCGCAGGGAGTGGATTGGGCAACAGGTCTAAGCGTTGCCAGTGCCCCATCTCCTGCAGAGCCTGCAGAACGCCTTCGGTATTGGCCGTAACCACATCAGCACGACGGTAATAAACGCAGCGCAGGCGATTCCAAAGTCGATCCAGACGCTGCAGTCGGGGGTCATTGCGTTCCGAAACCACGAGATGAATTGGAAGATCCCAAACCGCAGCGCAGCAGAGAATGTTGGTCTTGGTGAGCAGCGCCAGCACGCGGCGGGGGCGATGCTCCAACATCAGCTCGCGCAGTCGGCGGTAGATCACCCCTCCAGCCCCTCTCATGCACCAGTTGAGCAAGCGAATGGGAAGGGCATCGGAACCAGGCTGAATCTTGGCCTCGATGAGGGGCCAGGTCCATTGCATGAAGCGCAGCACCAGTGCCATCGTCACCCGAATCAACAAGCGCCGCACCTTGATGCACTGCGCCACGCAGAACCGACGAGCGCGGGCAAGTAGCGATCGATTCCAGACGTCCCTCAGCCAGGGATGAACATTGAGATCGTCATCAGGGCCAAGGTCAAATGTCGTGATGTTTTCCGGCAAACGGTGTTTGATCGGATGACCATGTCGCAGCGAGAGCACCCGCACCTTGTATCCCTGAGTAGCAAAGTGCTCAGCCGCCAGCAGGCCTACTTTCTGGGCTCCTCCTGCGCCGAGGTGAGGCAGCACCACCCAGAGATCATCCATGGCACAACCGCCGCATGGCCTCTAGACAATCACGTCGCAGACGCTGCTCGGCGTACTGCTCCCGCACCAGCAGGGCCCGCTCGCCCATCCAACGGCGACGATCAGGGTCCTCCAATAAGCCCGAGATCGTCTCGACCCATTCGTCAGCACTGGCCCCCATCGGCAACAGCAGCCCGTTCTCTCCATGGCGGATCAGATCAGCAGGACCCGTCAGACAGTCGCTGGCGATACAGGCACAACCGGCAGCCATGGCCTCCAGCAGCACATTCGGGAAACCTTCGAAACGCGACGGCAGGACGAACACCGTTGCCCTGGCATACCAACTCGCCATGCTGCCGCTGACCCCTGGCATCAGCAAACGCTGCTGCAGATCTGAGTCTTTGCTGAGCATTTGGCGCAACCACTGCTGCTGATCAAGGCCTTGATACAGCCCTGGAGCAAGGCCAAGCAGCGCCAGGTGAAGACTCGGATCTCGGCGAGCGAGTATTGAGAAAACAGGCATCAAGCAATCAAACCCCTTCTGACGCGCTTTAGTACCTGCAGCAAGAATCAGCGGCTTCCCGGGCGCCAGCCAGTCGTCGGGCTCCAGCAGGGGATCACGATCAGGCAGTGGCCAGCTGACTGAATTGGGAACAAGCTGTTGTCTGCGAACTCCACAGTGCTGACGCAGCCAGTCACCGGTCACCCGTGTCTGCACCCAATGCAGATCCGCCCAGGGGTAGGTGCAGCGACGCAACCAGCGCCATGGGATCGCAGGCGGTTTGGCAGGAGGGTAGTTGCGTTCTGAGATCAACGTTCGCAACGGCAGACCGGCACTGGCCAGCAGCAGCTTGACTGCCGGCAGGGTGGTCACCCCCACAGCGAGATCACTGCCGTGGCGACGCAGCAGCTGCCGCAAAGCCAGCACTCGAAAAGGAAAGGCAAACCAGCCAAGCCAACGCAGCAACGGCGCCAATGGTGGCTCCACCCAACGCTGAACTCCCAACGGCACGGGGTAGGCATCCAACTCTGGCCCCTGGCGAGTGATCACCACCACCTGCCAACCCTCGTCCCTGCACCAGCGGGCCCACTGCAGCAAAACTCTTTCGGCACCACCGAGCTTGAGGGAATCAATCGTGAACGCAACCCGGATGCCCGCCATCAGAGTGGCTTAAGCGACTGCAGAAAGCGCCGAGCTTTCTCGGCCCGCTGGCGGCGAAGGTCGGGGAAGTAAACCAACAGCACAGGATCCACCAACCGCTCCAAATCTGGACGAGCTTCAGGTTCCTGCGGCAACCACCGGCAGTTCTCAAGCATGGTGACCACCGCTTCAGCAAAGCCGCGGTGGTCTTCATGGGTCTCGTTGGCGATCAGGTCGAAACGATCGGCATGACAGGCCTGACGCAAACGTTCCATCTCAACGACAACCGCATCAAAACGAACAGCATCTTCGGCATGCCAGGCCATCACGGCTGCAATCGTGAGGCTGCGCATGATGTTGCGGGTCATGCGCGTTGCAGTGGTGAGATCAATAGCGAATGGGTCATAGCGTCGCGCACTGGCCAGCAGTTCGCGGGAGGCTTGCTCGAGAGCTGGGGTGTCGTTCAAGGCCATCAAGGCCCGAAGTCGGGTGAGTTGGGCTGAAATTAGTAATTTCGCCCGGTTTTCACGATTGGGCTTCAAACAGCGATAAGTGTCGGGATCCCCCTCCAGAACAGTCAGGATCATCTCCAGCCCCTCAACACCACGACGCAAGGCCTCGCCATCCT harbors:
- a CDS encoding sulfotransferase yields the protein MTADAIPRRRLLLIRGLGHSGTTILDLSLGAHPQLVGLGEAARILERPAPGDESRGPAQLRRELRFKRCCTCGAIAAQCPVWGPMLEWLPAHDGHSLAEKTLRLLDGVKTNHPEAVWAVDSYQDDMVLPFLEDPDLDIRIVHLTRDIRSWVHSRTRDGRRRRQWLPGLKPLLRWCRVNARQASRLDSTGRPVYRLGYEQLALDPEASLRRLCQWLEIDFDPRMLAPAQHSNSHILSGNRMRFDASRGQSIRYDGAWLQQPSGLAQVALLFPWVARLNRRLVHSDD
- a CDS encoding glycosyltransferase, whose protein sequence is MTVASQRRELERERVLVLAPTARAASETFVRANLQGLPFAVTAYFGDERPLHAPWRLTYGTAIWLSKLFTRLSWLRLAGWPAAVVVRALIRRHQPDVVMVEFGFEAVRVMEACAWSGVPLVVHFRGSDASAQGRLGLLRERYRRLLDIAAGVIVKSRPMADTLLTLGARSDRLLISPSGANSDLFHGSEPAQTPPRLLAVGRFVAKKGPLQTIRSFAQMCQSLGPVTPQPALWMVGDGPLLKQARILVRDLELQEHVRLLGECPQAQVADLMRQVRGFVQHSMVAPDGDSEGNPVAVMEAQLSGLPVVATRHAGIPEVVMDGQSGLLVEEGDETAMAQAMARLVQDPALAARLGDCGRQRVQERFTIEHHLQQVSQLLHQVMQDRSESL
- a CDS encoding glycosyltransferase, producing the protein MDDLWVVLPHLGAGGAQKVGLLAAEHFATQGYKVRVLSLRHGHPIKHRLPENITTFDLGPDDDLNVHPWLRDVWNRSLLARARRFCVAQCIKVRRLLIRVTMALVLRFMQWTWPLIEAKIQPGSDALPIRLLNWCMRGAGGVIYRRLRELMLEHRPRRVLALLTKTNILCCAAVWDLPIHLVVSERNDPRLQRLDRLWNRLRCVYYRRADVVTANTEGVLQALQEMGHWQRLDLLPNPLPAGLSLREGDGCSSRRQQEVLAVARLVPQKGLDVLIRAFALLPRSVRQGWRLTLVGDGPEREALEDLVDQQHLRSEVRFEGFRSDPLDFMQRASIFALPSRFEGMPNALLEAMAAGLPSVVSNASPGPLEMVRDGREGLVVGTDDDVAFAAALRRLMQDAELRQRCGDAARETLRSLDWVVVEPHWRSVLALPAP
- a CDS encoding glycosyltransferase; its protein translation is MAGIRVAFTIDSLKLGGAERVLLQWARWCRDEGWQVVVITRQGPELDAYPVPLGVQRWVEPPLAPLLRWLGWFAFPFRVLALRQLLRRHGSDLAVGVTTLPAVKLLLASAGLPLRTLISERNYPPAKPPAIPWRWLRRCTYPWADLHWVQTRVTGDWLRQHCGVRRQQLVPNSVSWPLPDRDPLLEPDDWLAPGKPLILAAGTKARQKGFDCLMPVFSILARRDPSLHLALLGLAPGLYQGLDQQQWLRQMLSKDSDLQQRLLMPGVSGSMASWYARATVFVLPSRFEGFPNVLLEAMAAGCACIASDCLTGPADLIRHGENGLLLPMGASADEWVETISGLLEDPDRRRWMGERALLVREQYAEQRLRRDCLEAMRRLCHG